In Spinacia oleracea cultivar Varoflay chromosome 5, BTI_SOV_V1, whole genome shotgun sequence, a single window of DNA contains:
- the LOC110793606 gene encoding DNA (cytosine-5)-methyltransferase DRM2 isoform X1, with protein sequence MAGNLTDNGSDNFSWSSDDEVEKEKEVFDTGSSLTTLPSFNGTAEGSSSSGPSSTLFRHFVGAGFSESLVAKAIKENGEGNMESILNALLTYSVLESSPSDEPDIEKSSAAEQNGDFAERINDLFGQTNNGDSDQKIDADSDFWSSDYDENIPEELSDSDSCFGMEETSGTFSEKEQKLSFLADMGYPKEEVSIAIERCGPDSSLEELADFLCAAQMARASDASYVDPPKPKLFSDYAKHKKRKMLEYEMRRKKQKGIFEEDEPIRLPKPMIGFGVPTEPQLPFHRTLPETAQAPPYFYYENVALAPKGVWDTISRFLYDVQPEFVDSKFFCAAARKRGYIHNLPIENRFPLLPLPPRTINEALPLTRKWWPSWDPRIKLNCLQTAIGSAKLTERIRKALEDYDGEPPDHVKKFVLDECRKWNLVWVGRNKVAPLEPDEVEMLLGFPRNHTRGGGISRTDRFKSLGNSFQVDTVAYHLSVLKDLFPGGIKVLSLFSGIGGAEVALHRLGVPLKLVVSVELAEVNRNIQRSWWEQTNQTGVLIDIVDVQQLTNERLEQLVKRFGGFDLIIGGSPCNNLAGSNRVSRDGLEGKESSLFFEYIRILDAVKSIMGGKKR encoded by the exons ATG GCTGGGAACCTCACAGACAATGGAAGTGATAACTTTAGCTGGAGTAGTGATGATGAGgtagaaaaagagaaagaagttTTCGATACGGGTTCATCTCTGACTACTCTCCCTTCTTTTAATGGTACTGCGGAG GGAAGCTCCTCATCCGGGCCTTCCTCGACATTGTTTCGCCATTTTGTTGGAGCAGGTTTTTCTGAAAGTTTGGTTGCAAAAGCAATCAAAGAAAatg GAGAAGGGAACATGGAGTCCATCCTAAATGCTCTTCTTACATATTCG GTCTTGGAAAGCTCTCCCTCAGATGAGCCAGATATTGAAAAATCTTCAGCAGCAGAGCAAAATGGGGATTTTGCTGAGAGAATAAATGATCTGTTTGGTCAGACTAATAATGGTGACTCTGATCAGAAGATTGATGCAGATTCTGACTTCTGGTCCTCAGATTATGACGAAAATATTCCCGAGGAGTTATCTGATTCAGATAGTTGTTTTGGAATGGAG GAAACATCTGGCACTTTTTCAGAGAAGGAGCAGAAATTATCGTTTTTGGCTGATATGGGTTATCCCAAGGAAGAAGTCTCAATAGCAATAGAAAGATGTG GACCAGACTCCTCGCTAGAGGAGCTAGCTGACTTCTTATGCGCTGCTCAAATGGCGAGGGCATCAGATGCTTCATATGTAGATCCACCAAAGCCAAAG CTTTTTAGTGACTATGCTAAACATAAAAAGAGGAAGATGCTTGAGTATGAAATGAGGAGGAAAAAGCAAAAGGGGATTTTTGAGGAGGATGAACCGATTCGCCTTCCCAAACCAATGATAGGGTTTGGAGTTCCTACTGAGCCACAACTCCCTTTCCATAGAACACTACCAGAGACAGCCCAAGCTCCTCCATACTTCTATTATGAAAATGTGGCACTTGCTCCTAAAGGAGTTTGGGACACAATCTCTCGCTTTCTCTATGATGTTCAACCTGAGTTCGTTGATTCAAAGTTCTTCTGTGCTGCTGCAAGGAAGAGAGGATATATTCACAACCTTCCAATAGAAAACCGATTCCCACTTCTTCCTCTCCCCCCTCGTACCATCAATGAAGCATTACCCTTGACTAGGAAATGGTGGCCATCTTGGGATCCAAGAATAAAGCTGAACTGTCTGCAAACTGCAATTGGTAGTGCAAAGCTGACAGAGAGGATCCGCAAGGCACTTGAAGATTATGATGGTGAGCCTCCTGACCATGTTAAGAAGTTCGTGCTTGATGAATGTAGAAAATGGAACCTGGTGTGGGTTGGGAGAAATAAGGTTGCCCCACTTGAACCTGATGAAGTAGAAATGTTGTTAGGATTTCCTAGAAACCACACAAGGGGTGGTGGAATAAGCAGGACCGATAGATTTAAGTCACTTGGCAACTCATTTCAG GTTGATACGGTTGCCTACCACCTGTCGGTCTTGAAAGATTTGTTCCCAGGTGGCATTAAAgtgctttctcttttttctggaattggCGGTGCAGAAGTTGCTCTTCACCGTTTGGGAGTACCTTTAAAACTTGTAGTGTCGGTTGAACTTGCTGAAGTGAATAGAAACATTCAAAGAAGTTGGTGGGAACAGACTAATCAAACTGGTGTTTTGATAGATATTGTTGATGTGCAACAGTTGACTAATGAAAGGTTGGAACAACTGGTAAAAAGATTTGGGGGCTTTGATTTGATTATTGGAGGAAGTCCTTGCAACAATCTAGCAGGTAGTAATAGAGTAAGTAGGGATGGACTCGAGGGTAAGGAATCTTCACTTTTCTTCGAATATATCCGTATTTTAGACGCAGTTAAGTCTATCATGGGGGGGAAGAAACGGTGA
- the LOC110793606 gene encoding DNA (cytosine-5)-methyltransferase DRM2 isoform X2 yields MESILNALLTYSVLESSPSDEPDIEKSSAAEQNGDFAERINDLFGQTNNGDSDQKIDADSDFWSSDYDENIPEELSDSDSCFGMEETSGTFSEKEQKLSFLADMGYPKEEVSIAIERCGPDSSLEELADFLCAAQMARASDASYVDPPKPKLFSDYAKHKKRKMLEYEMRRKKQKGIFEEDEPIRLPKPMIGFGVPTEPQLPFHRTLPETAQAPPYFYYENVALAPKGVWDTISRFLYDVQPEFVDSKFFCAAARKRGYIHNLPIENRFPLLPLPPRTINEALPLTRKWWPSWDPRIKLNCLQTAIGSAKLTERIRKALEDYDGEPPDHVKKFVLDECRKWNLVWVGRNKVAPLEPDEVEMLLGFPRNHTRGGGISRTDRFKSLGNSFQVDTVAYHLSVLKDLFPGGIKVLSLFSGIGGAEVALHRLGVPLKLVVSVELAEVNRNIQRSWWEQTNQTGVLIDIVDVQQLTNERLEQLVKRFGGFDLIIGGSPCNNLAGSNRVSRDGLEGKESSLFFEYIRILDAVKSIMGGKKR; encoded by the exons ATGGAGTCCATCCTAAATGCTCTTCTTACATATTCG GTCTTGGAAAGCTCTCCCTCAGATGAGCCAGATATTGAAAAATCTTCAGCAGCAGAGCAAAATGGGGATTTTGCTGAGAGAATAAATGATCTGTTTGGTCAGACTAATAATGGTGACTCTGATCAGAAGATTGATGCAGATTCTGACTTCTGGTCCTCAGATTATGACGAAAATATTCCCGAGGAGTTATCTGATTCAGATAGTTGTTTTGGAATGGAG GAAACATCTGGCACTTTTTCAGAGAAGGAGCAGAAATTATCGTTTTTGGCTGATATGGGTTATCCCAAGGAAGAAGTCTCAATAGCAATAGAAAGATGTG GACCAGACTCCTCGCTAGAGGAGCTAGCTGACTTCTTATGCGCTGCTCAAATGGCGAGGGCATCAGATGCTTCATATGTAGATCCACCAAAGCCAAAG CTTTTTAGTGACTATGCTAAACATAAAAAGAGGAAGATGCTTGAGTATGAAATGAGGAGGAAAAAGCAAAAGGGGATTTTTGAGGAGGATGAACCGATTCGCCTTCCCAAACCAATGATAGGGTTTGGAGTTCCTACTGAGCCACAACTCCCTTTCCATAGAACACTACCAGAGACAGCCCAAGCTCCTCCATACTTCTATTATGAAAATGTGGCACTTGCTCCTAAAGGAGTTTGGGACACAATCTCTCGCTTTCTCTATGATGTTCAACCTGAGTTCGTTGATTCAAAGTTCTTCTGTGCTGCTGCAAGGAAGAGAGGATATATTCACAACCTTCCAATAGAAAACCGATTCCCACTTCTTCCTCTCCCCCCTCGTACCATCAATGAAGCATTACCCTTGACTAGGAAATGGTGGCCATCTTGGGATCCAAGAATAAAGCTGAACTGTCTGCAAACTGCAATTGGTAGTGCAAAGCTGACAGAGAGGATCCGCAAGGCACTTGAAGATTATGATGGTGAGCCTCCTGACCATGTTAAGAAGTTCGTGCTTGATGAATGTAGAAAATGGAACCTGGTGTGGGTTGGGAGAAATAAGGTTGCCCCACTTGAACCTGATGAAGTAGAAATGTTGTTAGGATTTCCTAGAAACCACACAAGGGGTGGTGGAATAAGCAGGACCGATAGATTTAAGTCACTTGGCAACTCATTTCAG GTTGATACGGTTGCCTACCACCTGTCGGTCTTGAAAGATTTGTTCCCAGGTGGCATTAAAgtgctttctcttttttctggaattggCGGTGCAGAAGTTGCTCTTCACCGTTTGGGAGTACCTTTAAAACTTGTAGTGTCGGTTGAACTTGCTGAAGTGAATAGAAACATTCAAAGAAGTTGGTGGGAACAGACTAATCAAACTGGTGTTTTGATAGATATTGTTGATGTGCAACAGTTGACTAATGAAAGGTTGGAACAACTGGTAAAAAGATTTGGGGGCTTTGATTTGATTATTGGAGGAAGTCCTTGCAACAATCTAGCAGGTAGTAATAGAGTAAGTAGGGATGGACTCGAGGGTAAGGAATCTTCACTTTTCTTCGAATATATCCGTATTTTAGACGCAGTTAAGTCTATCATGGGGGGGAAGAAACGGTGA